Proteins from a single region of Budorcas taxicolor isolate Tak-1 chromosome 11, Takin1.1, whole genome shotgun sequence:
- the RPP40 gene encoding ribonuclease P protein subunit p40 isoform X1, whose protein sequence is MATLRRLREVPRHLLVCEKSNFGHDKSRHRYLVETHYYNYRVSFLIPECGILSKELKDLVMEFGPYYFVKDLPLYELITHEFINSFVTKGSCYALTYNTNIDEDNTVALLPNGKLILSLDKDTYEETGLQGRPSQYSGRKTMRFKAVWLCLVFKIPYQRGSHATAYDCEIRPHLVKVVGGGLVCYMPVFRVTVVSIDLMDLSSNLDSKKYKRVSWAFKEKKPLKFDFLLAWHQTGAEGSMMSYFSGYGIQEHQPNIALSTTRDLRCPVLRSGLLEGEPEAACSAHELFDWLGAVFGHADLNNEPYNFVSTYCCPQPSAVVAQASLGTITGFILPEQICVLLEQLCRYFDEPKLAPWVTLSVQGFADSPVSWRESEHGFQKGGEHLYNFVIFNNRDYWLQMAVGANDGCPP, encoded by the exons ATGGCCACGCTGCGCCGGCTGCGAGAGGTGCCCCGGCACCTGCTGGTCTGTGAGAAGTCCAACTTCGGCCATGACAAGTCGCGCCACCGGTATCTCGTGGAGACGCACTATTACAATTACAGG GTTTCATTTCTGATTCCTGAATGTGGGATACtatcaaaagaactgaaagatcTGGTCATGGAATTCGGACCCTATTACTTTGTGAAGGATTTACCTCTTTATGAGTTAATCACACACGAATTCATCAATTCTTTTGTCACGAAAG GTTCGTGCTATGCGCTGACATACAACACAAATATTGATGAGGATAATACTGTTGCCCTGCTCCCAAATG GGAAATTAATTTTATCCCTGGATAAAGACACGTATGAAGAAACTGGACTTCAGGGCCGTCCGTCTCAGTATTCTGGCAGGAAAACCATGAGATTCA AAGCAGTGTGGCTTTGCCTCGTCTTTAAAATTCCTTATCAGAGAGGCTCTCACGCGACCGCGTACGACTGTGAGATTCGACCGCATCTTGTAAAGGTCGTAGGCGGGGGCCTGGTCTGTTATATGCCTGTGTTTCGGGTCACAG ttgtttccaTTGATCTGATGGATTTATCCTCTAACCTGGACTCTAAGAAGTATAAAAGAGTATCTTGGGCCTTCAAAGAAAAGAAGCCGTTgaagtttgattttcttttggcGTGGCATCAAACAG GTGCAGAAGGATCCATGATGTCATACTTTTCCGGTTACGGAATTCAGGAGCATCAGCCAAACATAGCGCTGAGCACGACGCGGGACCTGCGGTGCCCCGTGCTGCGGAGCGGCCTGCTCGAGGGCGAGCCGGAGGCAGCCTGCAGCGCCCACGAGCTCTTCGACTGGCTGGGCGCCGTCTTTGGTCACGCAGACCT aaataaTGAGCCTTATAATTTCGTATCAACCTACTGCTGTCCTCAGCCAAGCGCAGTGGtggcccaggcgtccttgggcacCATCACTGGTTTCATCCTCCCGGAGCAGATATGTGTCCTGTTGGAACAGCTGTG TCGCTACTTTGATGAACCGAAGTTGGCCCCGTGGGTGACGCTGTCCGTTCAAGGCTTTGCAGACAGCCCTGTGTCCTGGAGAGAAAGTGAGCACGGTTTTCAGAAAGGAGGAGAACATTTGTACAACTTCGTGATCTTTAATAATCGGGACTACTGGCTTCAGATGGCCGTGGGGGCGAATGACGGCTGTCCGCCATAA
- the RPP40 gene encoding ribonuclease P protein subunit p40 isoform X2 has translation MATLRRLREVPRHLLVCEKSNFGHDKSRHRYLVETHYYNYRVSFLIPECGILSKELKDLVMEFGPYYFVKDLPLYELITHEFINSFVTKGSCYALTYNTNIDEDNTVALLPNGKLILSLDKDTYEETGLQGRPSQYSGRKTMRFKAVWLCLVFKIPYQRGSHATAYDCEIRPHLVKVVGGGLVCYMPVFRVTVVSIDLMDLSSNLDSKKYKRVSWAFKEKKPLKFDFLLAWHQTEGSMMSYFSGYGIQEHQPNIALSTTRDLRCPVLRSGLLEGEPEAACSAHELFDWLGAVFGHADLNNEPYNFVSTYCCPQPSAVVAQASLGTITGFILPEQICVLLEQLCRYFDEPKLAPWVTLSVQGFADSPVSWRESEHGFQKGGEHLYNFVIFNNRDYWLQMAVGANDGCPP, from the exons ATGGCCACGCTGCGCCGGCTGCGAGAGGTGCCCCGGCACCTGCTGGTCTGTGAGAAGTCCAACTTCGGCCATGACAAGTCGCGCCACCGGTATCTCGTGGAGACGCACTATTACAATTACAGG GTTTCATTTCTGATTCCTGAATGTGGGATACtatcaaaagaactgaaagatcTGGTCATGGAATTCGGACCCTATTACTTTGTGAAGGATTTACCTCTTTATGAGTTAATCACACACGAATTCATCAATTCTTTTGTCACGAAAG GTTCGTGCTATGCGCTGACATACAACACAAATATTGATGAGGATAATACTGTTGCCCTGCTCCCAAATG GGAAATTAATTTTATCCCTGGATAAAGACACGTATGAAGAAACTGGACTTCAGGGCCGTCCGTCTCAGTATTCTGGCAGGAAAACCATGAGATTCA AAGCAGTGTGGCTTTGCCTCGTCTTTAAAATTCCTTATCAGAGAGGCTCTCACGCGACCGCGTACGACTGTGAGATTCGACCGCATCTTGTAAAGGTCGTAGGCGGGGGCCTGGTCTGTTATATGCCTGTGTTTCGGGTCACAG ttgtttccaTTGATCTGATGGATTTATCCTCTAACCTGGACTCTAAGAAGTATAAAAGAGTATCTTGGGCCTTCAAAGAAAAGAAGCCGTTgaagtttgattttcttttggcGTGGCATCAAACAG AAGGATCCATGATGTCATACTTTTCCGGTTACGGAATTCAGGAGCATCAGCCAAACATAGCGCTGAGCACGACGCGGGACCTGCGGTGCCCCGTGCTGCGGAGCGGCCTGCTCGAGGGCGAGCCGGAGGCAGCCTGCAGCGCCCACGAGCTCTTCGACTGGCTGGGCGCCGTCTTTGGTCACGCAGACCT aaataaTGAGCCTTATAATTTCGTATCAACCTACTGCTGTCCTCAGCCAAGCGCAGTGGtggcccaggcgtccttgggcacCATCACTGGTTTCATCCTCCCGGAGCAGATATGTGTCCTGTTGGAACAGCTGTG TCGCTACTTTGATGAACCGAAGTTGGCCCCGTGGGTGACGCTGTCCGTTCAAGGCTTTGCAGACAGCCCTGTGTCCTGGAGAGAAAGTGAGCACGGTTTTCAGAAAGGAGGAGAACATTTGTACAACTTCGTGATCTTTAATAATCGGGACTACTGGCTTCAGATGGCCGTGGGGGCGAATGACGGCTGTCCGCCATAA
- the RPP40 gene encoding ribonuclease P protein subunit p40 isoform X3, whose protein sequence is MATLRRLREVPRHLLVCEKSNFGHDKSRHRYLVETHYYNYRVSFLIPECGILSKELKDLVMEFGPYYFVKDLPLYELITHEFINSFVTKGSCYALTYNTNIDEDNTVALLPNGKLILSLDKDTYEETGLQGRPSQYSGRKTMRFIVSIDLMDLSSNLDSKKYKRVSWAFKEKKPLKFDFLLAWHQTGAEGSMMSYFSGYGIQEHQPNIALSTTRDLRCPVLRSGLLEGEPEAACSAHELFDWLGAVFGHADLNNEPYNFVSTYCCPQPSAVVAQASLGTITGFILPEQICVLLEQLCRYFDEPKLAPWVTLSVQGFADSPVSWRESEHGFQKGGEHLYNFVIFNNRDYWLQMAVGANDGCPP, encoded by the exons ATGGCCACGCTGCGCCGGCTGCGAGAGGTGCCCCGGCACCTGCTGGTCTGTGAGAAGTCCAACTTCGGCCATGACAAGTCGCGCCACCGGTATCTCGTGGAGACGCACTATTACAATTACAGG GTTTCATTTCTGATTCCTGAATGTGGGATACtatcaaaagaactgaaagatcTGGTCATGGAATTCGGACCCTATTACTTTGTGAAGGATTTACCTCTTTATGAGTTAATCACACACGAATTCATCAATTCTTTTGTCACGAAAG GTTCGTGCTATGCGCTGACATACAACACAAATATTGATGAGGATAATACTGTTGCCCTGCTCCCAAATG GGAAATTAATTTTATCCCTGGATAAAGACACGTATGAAGAAACTGGACTTCAGGGCCGTCCGTCTCAGTATTCTGGCAGGAAAACCATGAGATTCA ttgtttccaTTGATCTGATGGATTTATCCTCTAACCTGGACTCTAAGAAGTATAAAAGAGTATCTTGGGCCTTCAAAGAAAAGAAGCCGTTgaagtttgattttcttttggcGTGGCATCAAACAG GTGCAGAAGGATCCATGATGTCATACTTTTCCGGTTACGGAATTCAGGAGCATCAGCCAAACATAGCGCTGAGCACGACGCGGGACCTGCGGTGCCCCGTGCTGCGGAGCGGCCTGCTCGAGGGCGAGCCGGAGGCAGCCTGCAGCGCCCACGAGCTCTTCGACTGGCTGGGCGCCGTCTTTGGTCACGCAGACCT aaataaTGAGCCTTATAATTTCGTATCAACCTACTGCTGTCCTCAGCCAAGCGCAGTGGtggcccaggcgtccttgggcacCATCACTGGTTTCATCCTCCCGGAGCAGATATGTGTCCTGTTGGAACAGCTGTG TCGCTACTTTGATGAACCGAAGTTGGCCCCGTGGGTGACGCTGTCCGTTCAAGGCTTTGCAGACAGCCCTGTGTCCTGGAGAGAAAGTGAGCACGGTTTTCAGAAAGGAGGAGAACATTTGTACAACTTCGTGATCTTTAATAATCGGGACTACTGGCTTCAGATGGCCGTGGGGGCGAATGACGGCTGTCCGCCATAA